From a region of the Nocardioides ginsengisegetis genome:
- a CDS encoding phospho-sugar mutase: protein MTSPDNDVLLDRARAWAAEDPDGHTRAELERVIADVEAGGDPADLADRFDGTLEFGTAGLRGALGAGPNRMNRSVVLRAAAGLAAYLRDQDREPGQGREPSVVIGYDARHNSDVFARDTAEVMTGAGFRAHVLPRPLPTPILAYAIRELGCVAGVMVTASHNPPQDNGYKVYLGDGSQIVPPADSAIADRIAAVGALADIPRGAPGTVLGDEIVDRYLDTAAELAGDGPRDLEIVYTPLHGVGGTSVVQVLETAGFDAPSVVEQQEHPDPDFPTVAFPNPEEPGAMDLAMALAERQGADLVVANDPDADRCAAAVPGPHGWRMLRGDEVGALLAHHLLRSGRKGTYATSIVSSSLLGKMATAAGQPYAETLTGFKWIGRVDGLAFGYEEALGYCCDPEHVKDKDGVSALLLLCEMAAGAKAEGRTLLDLLDDIAAEHGLHATDQLSVRVTDLGEIAAAMDRLRSTPPTRLGGLAVERVDDLSLGSADLPPTEGLRYHLAEGARVIVRPSGTEPKLKCYLEVVITVNPDDGVEAARFAAVGRLDALRGDIKAAAGI from the coding sequence ATGACCTCTCCGGACAACGACGTCCTGCTCGACCGTGCCCGCGCCTGGGCCGCCGAGGACCCCGACGGCCACACCCGCGCCGAGCTGGAGCGGGTCATCGCCGACGTCGAGGCCGGCGGCGACCCGGCCGACCTCGCCGACCGCTTCGACGGCACCCTCGAGTTCGGCACCGCCGGCCTGCGCGGCGCCCTCGGCGCCGGTCCCAACCGGATGAACCGCAGCGTCGTGCTGCGCGCCGCGGCCGGCCTCGCGGCGTACCTCCGCGACCAGGACCGCGAGCCCGGCCAGGGTCGCGAGCCCTCGGTCGTGATCGGGTACGACGCCCGCCACAACTCCGACGTCTTCGCCCGTGACACGGCCGAGGTGATGACCGGCGCGGGCTTCCGGGCCCACGTCCTGCCGCGCCCGCTGCCGACCCCGATCCTCGCCTACGCGATCCGCGAGCTCGGCTGCGTCGCCGGCGTCATGGTCACCGCGAGCCACAACCCACCCCAGGACAACGGCTACAAGGTCTACCTGGGCGACGGCTCCCAGATCGTGCCGCCCGCCGACTCCGCCATCGCCGACCGCATCGCGGCCGTGGGGGCGCTCGCCGACATCCCGCGCGGCGCCCCGGGCACCGTCCTGGGCGACGAGATCGTCGACCGCTACCTCGACACCGCCGCCGAGCTGGCCGGCGACGGACCGCGCGACCTCGAGATCGTCTACACCCCGCTGCACGGCGTGGGCGGCACCTCGGTCGTCCAGGTCCTCGAGACCGCCGGCTTCGACGCGCCGAGCGTGGTCGAGCAGCAGGAGCACCCAGACCCCGACTTCCCGACCGTCGCGTTCCCCAACCCCGAGGAGCCGGGCGCGATGGACCTCGCCATGGCGCTGGCCGAGCGCCAGGGGGCCGACCTGGTCGTGGCCAACGACCCCGACGCCGACCGCTGCGCCGCCGCCGTCCCCGGCCCGCACGGGTGGCGGATGCTGCGCGGCGACGAGGTCGGTGCGCTGCTCGCCCACCACCTGCTCCGCTCCGGCCGGAAGGGCACCTACGCGACCTCGATCGTGTCCTCCTCGCTGCTCGGCAAGATGGCCACCGCGGCCGGACAGCCCTACGCCGAGACGCTGACCGGCTTCAAGTGGATCGGCCGCGTCGACGGACTCGCGTTCGGCTACGAGGAGGCGCTCGGCTACTGCTGCGACCCCGAGCACGTGAAGGACAAGGACGGCGTCTCAGCGCTGCTGCTGCTCTGCGAGATGGCCGCCGGCGCCAAGGCCGAGGGTCGCACGCTGCTCGACCTGCTCGACGACATCGCCGCCGAGCACGGCCTGCACGCCACCGACCAGCTCTCGGTCCGAGTCACCGACCTCGGCGAGATCGCCGCGGCCATGGACCGGCTGCGCAGCACTCCCCCGACCCGGCTCGGGGGCCTCGCGGTCGAGCGCGTCGACGACCTCTCCCTCGGCTCGGCGGACCTCCCGCCGACCGAGGGCCTGCGCTACCACCTGGCCGAGGGTGCGCGCGTGATCGTGCGGCCGAGCGGCACCGAGCCCAAGCTGAAGTGCTACCTCGAGGTGGTCATCACCGTGAACCCCGACGACGGGGTCGAGGCCGCCCGCTTCGCCGCGGTCGGCCGGCTCGACGCCCTGCGCGGGGACATCAAGGCCGCCGCCGGGATCTGA
- a CDS encoding type IV toxin-antitoxin system AbiEi family antitoxin domain-containing protein, with translation MTLRRDFLADGWNDKAIARAVREGALTRVRRGAYADAALCHSLDPVGRHALVARAVLRQAETDVLLSHSSALPEYDVPVWNIDLSTVHVTRRDRRSGRRERGVCQHAGLLLPEDIVERNGVPVTSPCRTVLDLTTVAGAEECLVVATHLVRAGETSVDELRGRYERGMEMWPRTLRTDLVLRLIDDRLESPGEVRAWYAMFRHGVPAPVPQYEIRDGGRVVARVDFAWPDLGVFLEFDGLVKYQGGADGQDPSGVVVREKLREDRIRELTGWRCIRITWADLQDPERLAARILRALYPAAA, from the coding sequence GTGACCTTGCGTCGTGACTTCCTGGCGGACGGATGGAACGACAAGGCAATCGCCCGGGCCGTCCGTGAGGGCGCGCTGACACGGGTACGGCGCGGGGCCTACGCCGACGCCGCCCTGTGCCACTCGCTCGACCCGGTCGGGCGGCACGCCCTGGTCGCCCGCGCGGTGCTCAGGCAGGCCGAGACGGACGTGCTCCTCTCCCACTCCTCGGCCCTGCCGGAGTACGACGTGCCTGTCTGGAACATCGATCTGTCGACGGTGCACGTCACCCGGCGCGATCGCCGTTCGGGACGCCGGGAGCGCGGCGTCTGCCAGCACGCGGGACTCCTCCTGCCTGAAGACATCGTCGAGCGCAACGGCGTACCCGTGACCAGCCCGTGCAGGACGGTGCTCGACCTGACGACCGTGGCCGGGGCGGAGGAGTGTCTCGTCGTCGCCACACACCTCGTGCGTGCCGGCGAGACGAGCGTCGACGAGCTGCGGGGCCGCTACGAACGCGGCATGGAGATGTGGCCCCGAACGCTCCGCACCGACCTCGTGCTGCGGCTGATCGACGACCGGCTCGAGTCTCCTGGTGAGGTGCGTGCGTGGTACGCGATGTTCCGGCACGGCGTGCCGGCACCGGTGCCGCAGTACGAGATCCGCGACGGGGGACGTGTCGTCGCCCGGGTCGACTTCGCCTGGCCGGACCTCGGAGTGTTCCTGGAGTTCGATGGTCTGGTGAAGTACCAGGGCGGGGCGGATGGCCAGGACCCGTCGGGCGTCGTGGTCCGCGAGAAGCTCCGGGAAGACCGGATCCGGGAGCTGACGGGCTGGCGCTGCATCCGCATCACGTGGGCGGACCTTCAGGACCCCGAGCGTCTCGCCGCCCGCATCCTTCGGGCGCTCTACCCGGCTGCCGCTTGA
- a CDS encoding SRPBCC family protein encodes MSPSYSFRGTWTVAADPDRVRDVLLDLERYPEWWPQVRAVASLGPDDARVLCRSALPYTLDLVLHAVHREPRHLEIETSGDLTGRVRWLLTPIEGGTRMDFEQDVRVAGRWLGMASRVGRPLLAWNHDRMMAGCLDGLRDRLAG; translated from the coding sequence GTGAGCCCGTCGTACTCCTTCCGCGGCACCTGGACCGTGGCCGCCGATCCCGACCGCGTGCGCGACGTGCTGCTCGACCTCGAGCGCTACCCCGAGTGGTGGCCGCAGGTCCGGGCCGTGGCGAGCCTGGGCCCCGACGACGCGCGGGTGCTGTGCCGCTCGGCGCTGCCCTACACCCTCGACCTGGTGCTGCACGCCGTGCACCGCGAGCCGCGGCACCTGGAGATCGAGACGTCCGGGGACCTCACGGGCCGGGTGCGCTGGCTGCTGACGCCGATCGAGGGCGGCACCCGGATGGACTTCGAGCAGGACGTCCGCGTCGCGGGGCGCTGGCTGGGGATGGCGTCGCGGGTCGGGCGGCCGCTGCTCGCCTGGAACCACGATCGGATGATGGCCGGCTGCCTCGACGGCCTGCGGGACCGGCTGGCCGGCTGA
- a CDS encoding VOC family protein: MIDHFGINCSDLARSAAFYDDVLGVLGYRRVLDFGVAIGYGDEAPDFWISAQPDEGPASGPNREIHVGFRAKDAEAVREFFAHAVAQGAEVLHEPRLWPEYHEGYFGAFVRDPDGNNVEAVCHTGE; this comes from the coding sequence ATGATCGATCACTTCGGCATCAACTGCTCCGACCTCGCCCGGTCGGCCGCGTTCTACGACGACGTGCTCGGCGTCCTGGGCTACCGACGCGTCCTCGACTTCGGCGTGGCCATCGGGTACGGCGACGAGGCGCCCGACTTCTGGATCAGCGCCCAGCCCGACGAGGGCCCTGCCTCGGGACCCAACCGCGAGATCCATGTCGGCTTCCGGGCCAAGGACGCGGAGGCCGTGCGCGAGTTCTTCGCCCACGCCGTCGCCCAGGGGGCCGAGGTGCTCCACGAGCCGCGCCTGTGGCCGGAGTACCACGAGGGGTACTTCGGTGCGTTCGTGCGCGATCCCGACGGCAACAACGTGGAGGCCGTCTGCCACACGGGGGAGTAG
- a CDS encoding NAD-dependent epimerase/dehydratase family protein, whose translation MRLLVTGAAGSIGTVLTDGLTDRGHEVVGLDRVPAPDGYVGPWHLIDCADPDAVAAVFAEERVDAVVHLAGYPGEGSLAESLRSHTVTTAALLDAMVEHGVTRLVYAGSNHAVGRTPRTDLLTTAERPRPDTFYGVGKVAAEAVMSLYADRYGIDAVSCRIGSFLPEPETVRNLSTWLSHDDCVRMVEASLTATSPGFAVLYGISANTRAWWDLEPGRALGYEPQDDAENWADRIAARDEDASEAAHVGGAFATETFYRPAFDRS comes from the coding sequence ATGCGCCTCCTGGTGACCGGCGCCGCCGGGTCCATCGGCACCGTCCTCACCGACGGCCTGACCGACCGCGGCCACGAGGTCGTCGGCCTGGACCGGGTGCCCGCCCCCGACGGGTACGTCGGCCCGTGGCACCTCATCGACTGCGCCGACCCCGACGCGGTGGCCGCGGTCTTCGCCGAGGAGCGCGTCGACGCCGTCGTGCACCTGGCCGGCTACCCCGGCGAGGGCAGCCTCGCCGAGTCGCTGCGGTCGCACACCGTCACCACGGCGGCGCTCCTCGACGCGATGGTCGAGCACGGCGTGACCCGTCTCGTGTACGCCGGCTCCAACCACGCCGTCGGCCGGACCCCGCGCACCGACCTGCTCACCACCGCCGAGCGCCCGCGGCCAGACACGTTCTACGGCGTCGGCAAGGTCGCGGCCGAGGCCGTCATGAGCCTGTACGCCGACCGCTACGGCATCGACGCGGTCTCCTGCCGGATCGGCTCCTTCCTGCCCGAGCCGGAGACGGTCCGCAACCTGTCGACGTGGCTCTCCCACGACGACTGCGTGCGGATGGTCGAGGCGTCGCTGACGGCCACCAGCCCCGGCTTCGCGGTGCTCTACGGCATCTCCGCCAACACCCGCGCCTGGTGGGACCTCGAGCCCGGTCGGGCGCTGGGCTACGAGCCGCAGGACGACGCCGAGAACTGGGCCGACCGGATCGCGGCCCGCGACGAGGACGCGAGCGAGGCCGCGCACGTCGGCGGAGCGTTCGCGACCGAGACGTTCTACCGGCCGGCGTTCGACCGGTCTTGA
- a CDS encoding MerR family transcriptional regulator, protein MSYSIAEAAQVSDLTPDTLRYYERDGLMLRPVGRSATGHRRYTDGDLRWINLLTCLRGTGMPIRDVRRYADLVRQGDGNEQARLDLLRAHRQHVLAQLAEVQEHLGAIDRKIGIYVDKIETGLDLERTPSV, encoded by the coding sequence GTGAGCTACTCCATCGCCGAGGCGGCGCAGGTCAGCGACCTGACGCCCGACACGCTGCGCTACTACGAACGCGACGGCCTGATGCTGCGCCCGGTCGGGCGCTCCGCGACGGGCCACCGCCGCTACACCGACGGCGACCTGCGCTGGATCAACCTGCTCACCTGCCTGCGCGGCACGGGCATGCCCATCCGCGACGTACGCCGCTACGCAGACCTGGTCCGGCAGGGCGACGGCAACGAGCAGGCGCGGCTCGACCTGCTCCGCGCCCACCGGCAGCACGTCCTCGCGCAGCTGGCCGAGGTCCAGGAGCACCTGGGCGCGATCGACCGCAAGATCGGCATCTACGTCGACAAGATCGAGACGGGGCTTGACCTGGAGCGCACTCCAAGCGTTTGA
- a CDS encoding aldo/keto reductase has product MTQQTSLQQRTLGTASPLTVSTLGLGCMGMSEFYGTGDEATGIATIHRALDLGVTFLDTADMYGPFTNEQLVGKAIRGRRDEVQLATKFGNERLPDGTRVGINGKPEYVRAACDASLQRLGVDHIDLYYQHRVDQSVPIEETVGAMAELVEAGKVRHLGLSEASPANIRKAHATHPITALQTEYSLFTRDLEDEILPTVRELGIGLVPYSPLGRGMLTGAITKESGAVGEGDFRRSAYFPRFAGDNLDANLALVDKVRELAAAHGCTPGQLALAWVLAQGDDVAPIPGTKRVAYLEENVGATDVDLSPADLAALEAAVPRDAVAGDRYGDMSHIDS; this is encoded by the coding sequence ATGACCCAGCAGACGTCTCTCCAGCAGCGCACTCTCGGCACCGCCTCGCCCCTCACCGTCTCGACCCTCGGCCTCGGCTGCATGGGCATGTCGGAGTTCTACGGCACCGGTGACGAGGCCACCGGGATCGCGACCATCCACCGCGCGCTCGACCTCGGCGTGACCTTCCTCGACACCGCCGACATGTACGGCCCCTTCACCAACGAGCAGCTCGTCGGCAAGGCCATCCGGGGCCGCCGCGACGAGGTCCAGCTCGCCACGAAGTTCGGCAACGAGCGGCTCCCCGACGGCACCCGCGTCGGCATCAACGGCAAGCCGGAGTACGTCCGGGCCGCCTGCGACGCCTCCCTGCAGCGCCTCGGCGTCGACCACATCGACCTCTACTACCAGCACCGCGTCGACCAGTCCGTCCCGATCGAGGAGACGGTCGGCGCCATGGCGGAGCTGGTCGAGGCCGGCAAGGTCCGCCACCTCGGCCTGTCCGAGGCCTCGCCGGCCAACATCCGCAAGGCGCACGCGACGCACCCCATCACCGCCCTGCAGACGGAGTACTCCCTCTTCACCCGCGACCTCGAGGACGAGATCCTCCCGACCGTGCGCGAGCTCGGCATCGGCCTGGTCCCCTACTCCCCGCTCGGTCGCGGGATGCTCACCGGCGCGATCACCAAGGAGTCCGGCGCCGTCGGCGAGGGCGACTTCCGGCGTTCGGCGTACTTCCCGCGGTTCGCGGGCGACAACCTCGACGCCAACCTGGCGCTGGTCGACAAGGTCCGCGAGCTCGCCGCCGCCCACGGCTGCACGCCGGGCCAGCTGGCCCTCGCGTGGGTGCTCGCCCAGGGCGACGACGTGGCGCCGATCCCGGGCACCAAGCGGGTCGCCTACCTCGAGGAGAACGTCGGCGCCACCGACGTCGACCTCAGCCCCGCCGACCTCGCGGCGCTCGAGGCCGCCGTGCCGCGCGACGCCGTCGCCGGCGACCGCTACGGCGACATGAGCCACATCGACTCCTGA
- a CDS encoding gamma-glutamylcyclotransferase, translating to MTLYAAYGTNLDPTRMGERCPHSPLQTTGWLEGWRLTFGGEEHGWDGALSTIVQDPFDQVFVAVYDVTREDESQLDGWEAADLGLYRKTKVRVSTLAGEIVVWTYVLDAYEGGLPSASYLGVLADAAEAADAPADYVAALRRRPCRSTGL from the coding sequence GTGACGCTGTACGCGGCCTACGGGACCAACCTCGATCCCACCCGGATGGGCGAGCGCTGCCCCCACTCCCCGCTCCAGACGACGGGGTGGCTGGAGGGCTGGCGGCTCACGTTCGGGGGCGAGGAGCACGGCTGGGACGGCGCCCTGTCCACCATCGTCCAGGACCCCTTCGACCAGGTCTTCGTCGCGGTCTACGACGTCACCCGCGAGGACGAGTCCCAGCTCGACGGCTGGGAGGCCGCCGACCTCGGGCTCTACCGCAAGACCAAGGTCCGCGTCTCGACCCTGGCCGGCGAGATCGTGGTCTGGACCTACGTCCTCGACGCCTACGAGGGCGGCCTGCCCTCCGCGTCGTACCTCGGGGTCCTCGCCGACGCCGCCGAGGCCGCCGACGCCCCGGCCGACTACGTCGCCGCCCTGCGCCGGCGCCCCTGTCGCTCGACCGGCCTGTAG
- a CDS encoding aldehyde dehydrogenase family protein — MSSPFEYAPAPESRSIVDIKPSYGLFINGEFVDGHGKAFKTISPSTEEVLSEVAEADEADVDAAVKAARRAYTRVWSKMPGRERAKYLYRIARIIQERGRELAVLESIDNGKPIKESRDVDVPTVAAHFFYYAGWADKLEYSGFGNGNPQPLGVAGQVIPWNFPLLMLAWKIAPALACGNTVVLKPAETTPLTALLFAEICQQADLPPGVVNIVTGAGETGRALVSHPDVNKVAFTGSTDVGRAIAKAVAGSAKKVTLELGGKAANIVFDDAPIDQAVEGIVNGIFFNQGHVCCAGSRLLVQESVADEVLERLKRRMSTLRVGDPLDKNTDIGAINSAEQLARIRELSDIGEAEGAGRWSPACDLPSNGFWFPPTLFTGVTQAHRIAREEIFGPVLSVLTFRTPSEAIEKANNTPYGLSAGVWTDKGSLILHMANQLRAGVVWANTFNKFDPTSPFGGYKESGYGREGGRHGLEAYLK, encoded by the coding sequence ATGAGCTCCCCCTTCGAGTACGCCCCCGCCCCCGAGTCGCGCTCCATCGTCGACATCAAGCCGTCCTACGGCCTGTTCATCAACGGTGAGTTCGTCGACGGCCACGGCAAGGCGTTCAAGACCATCAGCCCCTCGACCGAGGAGGTCCTCTCCGAGGTCGCCGAGGCCGACGAGGCCGACGTCGACGCCGCCGTCAAGGCCGCCCGCCGCGCCTACACCCGCGTCTGGTCCAAGATGCCCGGCCGTGAGCGCGCCAAGTACCTCTACCGGATCGCCCGGATCATCCAGGAGCGCGGCCGCGAGCTGGCCGTCCTGGAGTCGATCGACAACGGCAAGCCGATCAAGGAGTCCCGCGACGTCGACGTCCCGACCGTCGCCGCGCACTTCTTCTACTACGCCGGCTGGGCCGACAAGCTGGAGTACTCCGGCTTCGGCAACGGCAACCCCCAGCCCCTCGGCGTCGCCGGCCAGGTCATCCCGTGGAACTTCCCGCTGCTCATGCTCGCGTGGAAGATCGCCCCGGCGCTGGCGTGCGGCAACACCGTCGTCCTCAAGCCCGCTGAGACGACGCCGCTGACGGCGCTGCTCTTCGCCGAGATCTGCCAGCAGGCCGACCTGCCGCCGGGTGTCGTCAACATCGTCACCGGCGCGGGCGAGACCGGCCGGGCGCTGGTCTCCCACCCCGACGTGAACAAGGTCGCGTTCACCGGCTCCACCGATGTCGGCCGCGCGATCGCCAAGGCCGTCGCGGGCTCAGCCAAGAAGGTCACCCTCGAGCTCGGCGGCAAGGCCGCCAACATCGTGTTCGACGACGCCCCCATCGACCAGGCCGTCGAGGGCATCGTCAACGGCATCTTCTTCAACCAGGGCCACGTCTGCTGCGCGGGCTCGCGCCTGCTGGTCCAGGAGTCCGTGGCCGACGAGGTGCTCGAGCGCCTCAAGCGCCGGATGTCCACGCTGCGCGTGGGCGACCCGCTGGACAAGAACACCGACATCGGCGCGATCAACTCCGCCGAGCAGCTGGCCCGCATCCGCGAGCTCAGCGACATCGGTGAGGCCGAGGGCGCCGGCCGCTGGTCGCCCGCCTGCGACCTGCCGAGCAACGGCTTCTGGTTCCCGCCGACGCTGTTCACCGGCGTCACCCAGGCCCACCGGATCGCCCGCGAGGAGATCTTCGGCCCGGTCCTGTCCGTCCTGACCTTCCGCACGCCCTCCGAGGCGATCGAGAAGGCCAACAACACGCCGTACGGCCTGTCGGCCGGCGTGTGGACCGACAAGGGCTCGCTCATCCTGCACATGGCCAACCAGCTGCGCGCCGGCGTGGTGTGGGCCAACACGTTCAACAAGTTCGACCCGACCAGCCCCTTCGGCGGCTACAAGGAGTCGGGCTACGGCCGCGAGGGCGGCCGCCACGGTCTGGAGGCCTACCTCAAGTGA
- a CDS encoding purine-nucleoside phosphorylase produces the protein MTIATQTTDPFELAQQAAARLAELTGVESHDVALVLGSGWLPAVDALGEATAEIDTTDLPGFNAAAVAGHSGKIRSIRSGDKNLLVFLSRTHFYEGKGVRAVVHPVRTAAAAGCRAIVLTNGCGGLKETWTPGTPVLISDHINLTATSPIEGANFVDLTDLYSPRLRALCQQVDPSLDEGVYVQFPGPHYETPAEIRMVRNIGGDLAGMSTTLEAIAARQSGMEVLGISLVTNLAAGMSGEPLNHEEVLEAGKAAASRMGDLLGQIVPQI, from the coding sequence GTGACGATCGCGACCCAGACCACGGATCCCTTCGAGCTGGCCCAGCAGGCCGCCGCCCGCCTCGCCGAGCTGACCGGTGTGGAGAGCCACGACGTGGCCCTCGTCCTGGGGTCGGGCTGGCTCCCGGCCGTCGACGCGCTGGGCGAGGCGACCGCGGAGATCGACACGACCGACCTGCCCGGCTTCAACGCGGCCGCCGTGGCCGGCCACTCGGGCAAGATCCGCTCGATCCGCTCGGGCGACAAGAACCTGCTGGTCTTCCTGAGCCGCACCCACTTCTACGAGGGCAAGGGCGTCCGCGCCGTCGTCCACCCGGTCCGCACCGCGGCCGCGGCCGGCTGCCGCGCGATCGTGCTGACCAACGGCTGCGGCGGCCTCAAGGAGACCTGGACGCCCGGCACCCCGGTCCTGATCAGCGACCACATCAACCTGACCGCGACCTCCCCGATCGAGGGCGCCAACTTCGTCGACCTGACCGACCTCTACTCGCCGCGCCTGCGCGCGCTGTGCCAGCAGGTCGACCCGTCGCTCGACGAGGGCGTCTACGTGCAGTTCCCCGGCCCTCACTACGAGACCCCGGCGGAGATCAGGATGGTCCGCAACATCGGCGGCGACCTCGCCGGCATGAGCACCACCCTCGAGGCGATCGCGGCCCGCCAGTCCGGCATGGAGGTGCTCGGCATCAGCCTGGTCACCAACCTCGCGGCCGGCATGAGCGGCGAGCCCCTCAACCACGAGGAGGTCCTCGAGGCCGGCAAGGCCGCCGCCTCCCGCATGGGCGACCTGCTCGGCCAGATCGTCCCGCAGATCTGA
- the deoC gene encoding deoxyribose-phosphate aldolase — protein sequence MTSTPTPTATAPQADFSDITRSDATLRRFLHGLPGVDQVGAEARAAALGTRSIKTTAKDYAIDLAIRMVDLTTLEGQDTHGKVRALAAKAMHPDPADPSCPMTAAVCVYPDMVATAKEVLGTSGVNVAAVATAFPSGRAALDIKLADTQDAVEAGADEIDMVIDRGAFLSGRYKAVFDEIVAVREACGDAHLKVIFETGELQTYDNVRRASWLAMMAGGHFIKTSTGKVQPAATLPVTLVMLEAVRDFREATGQMIGVKPAGGIRTTKDAIKYLVMVNEVAGQDWLDPDWFRFGASTLLNDLLMQRTKMTTGRYSGPDYFTLD from the coding sequence GTGACAAGCACCCCCACCCCCACGGCAACGGCGCCGCAGGCGGACTTCTCGGACATCACGCGTTCGGATGCCACGCTGCGTCGCTTCCTGCACGGTCTGCCGGGCGTCGACCAGGTCGGCGCCGAGGCACGCGCCGCGGCCCTCGGCACCCGCTCGATCAAGACGACGGCCAAGGACTACGCGATCGACCTCGCGATCCGCATGGTCGACCTGACGACCCTCGAGGGCCAGGACACCCACGGCAAGGTCCGTGCGCTCGCCGCCAAGGCGATGCACCCCGACCCGGCCGACCCGTCCTGCCCCATGACGGCCGCCGTCTGCGTCTACCCCGACATGGTCGCCACGGCCAAGGAGGTCCTCGGCACCAGCGGCGTCAACGTCGCCGCGGTCGCGACCGCCTTCCCCAGCGGCCGTGCGGCCCTGGACATCAAGCTGGCGGACACGCAGGACGCCGTCGAGGCCGGCGCCGACGAGATCGACATGGTCATCGACCGCGGCGCGTTCCTGTCGGGCCGCTACAAGGCCGTCTTCGACGAGATCGTCGCGGTCCGCGAGGCCTGTGGAGACGCGCACCTCAAGGTCATCTTCGAGACCGGTGAGCTCCAGACCTACGACAACGTACGCCGCGCCAGCTGGCTCGCGATGATGGCCGGCGGCCACTTCATCAAGACCTCCACCGGCAAGGTGCAGCCCGCCGCGACCCTCCCGGTCACGCTGGTGATGCTCGAGGCCGTTCGCGACTTCCGCGAGGCGACCGGGCAGATGATCGGCGTCAAGCCCGCGGGCGGCATCCGCACCACCAAGGACGCCATCAAGTACCTCGTGATGGTCAACGAGGTCGCGGGCCAGGACTGGCTCGACCCGGACTGGTTCCGCTTCGGCGCCTCCACGCTGCTCAACGACCTGCTCATGCAGCGCACCAAGATGACGACCGGTCGCTACTCCGGTCCCGACTACTTCACCCTGGACTGA